The Lynx canadensis isolate LIC74 chromosome D1, mLynCan4.pri.v2, whole genome shotgun sequence genome has a segment encoding these proteins:
- the LOC115525320 gene encoding uncharacterized protein LOC115525320 isoform X3 translates to MSDVVATEGTAEGISTNEIQSVQVGQADAPDLAQRLHSKLRDFLKKNLQSLGFIMSGSLTISCTRKQTEFLIEVSIGANIISTLLSSTGIILLSVNLVDIVLLECWELPACSLVKSFITNIVILQMILTCVQIFISFSLCGLTYTMDGKEISWASALSCLIRSHSEDPYQDLLTQPETYEDLVLQDIDQVHSHP, encoded by the exons ATGAGTGATGTCGTTGCTACTGAGGGGACTGCTGAGGGCATTTCAACAAATGAAATTCAAAGTGTGCAGGTGGGACAAGCAGACGCACCTGATTTAGCTCAACGTCTACACAGCAAGCTGCGtgatttccttaaaaagaatCTGCAATCCCTGGGT TTCATCATGTCTGGATCTTTGACCATCTCATgtacaagaaaacaaacagaatttcTG ATCGAAGTCAGTATTGGAGCTAACATTATCAGCACACTACTTTCAAGCACTGGGATAATTCTTCTCTCCGTGAATTTAGTTGACATAGTCTTACTTGAATGCTGGGAGTTACCGGCGTGTTCGTTGGTTAAATCTTTTATAACT AATATTGTGATCCTTCAAATGATACTGACTtgtgtgcagatttttatttCGTTCTCACTCTGTGGGCTCACTTATACCATGGATGGCAAGGAGATCAGCTGG GCTTCTGCACTAAGTTGCTTGATCAGATCACATTCTGAAGATCCTTATCAAGACTTACTGACTCAACCTGAAACTTACGAAGATTTAGTGCTTCAAGACATAGACCAGGTTCACTCTCATCCATGA
- the LOC115525320 gene encoding uncharacterized protein LOC115525320 isoform X1 — MGVGWGCVGQNHPSCPTLSRSMASTLSSCLTFCPHQYSSIHMPQMDTHSTWFDSMRCSLGIFFWTGRDVGFRLSHPRWRWVMWIGKRSPPLMSFLSHEQFIMSGSLTISCTRKQTEFLIEVSIGANIISTLLSSTGIILLSVNLVDIVLLECWELPACSLVKSFITNIVILQMILTCVQIFISFSLCGLTYTMDGKEISWASALSCLIRSHSEDPYQDLLTQPETYEDLVLQDIDQVHSHP; from the exons ATGGGGGTAGGATGGGGGTGTGTAGGGCAGAATCATCCATCCTGTCCAACTCTATCACGGTCAATGGCATCTACCTTGAGTTCTTGCCTCACTTTCTGTCCACATCAATATTCTTCCATCCACATGCCCCAAATGGATACACATTCAACTTGGTTCGATTCAATGCGTTGTTCTTTAGGAATATTCTTTTGGACTGGGAGAGATGTGGGGTTCAGGTTAAGTCATCCAAGGTGGAGGTGGGTGATGTGGATAGGAAAGCGTTCTCCCCCATTAATGTCTTTCCTGTCTCATGAACAGTTCATCATGTCTGGATCTTTGACCATCTCATgtacaagaaaacaaacagaatttcTG ATCGAAGTCAGTATTGGAGCTAACATTATCAGCACACTACTTTCAAGCACTGGGATAATTCTTCTCTCCGTGAATTTAGTTGACATAGTCTTACTTGAATGCTGGGAGTTACCGGCGTGTTCGTTGGTTAAATCTTTTATAACT AATATTGTGATCCTTCAAATGATACTGACTtgtgtgcagatttttatttCGTTCTCACTCTGTGGGCTCACTTATACCATGGATGGCAAGGAGATCAGCTGG GCTTCTGCACTAAGTTGCTTGATCAGATCACATTCTGAAGATCCTTATCAAGACTTACTGACTCAACCTGAAACTTACGAAGATTTAGTGCTTCAAGACATAGACCAGGTTCACTCTCATCCATGA
- the LOC115525320 gene encoding high affinity immunoglobulin epsilon receptor subunit beta-like isoform X2 — MSDVVATEGTAEGISTNEIQSVQVGQADAPDLAQRLHSKLRDFLKKNLQSLGVAQIMIGLKCFLFGIIEIFLYWHSDLRNLLFCFYIGYPFWAAASFIMSGSLTISCTRKQTEFLIEVSIGANIISTLLSSTGIILLSVNLVDIVLLECWELPACSLVKSFITNIVILQMILTCVQIFISFSLCGLTYTMDGKEISWASALSCLIRSHSEDPYQDLLTQPETYEDLVLQDIDQVHSHP, encoded by the exons ATGAGTGATGTCGTTGCTACTGAGGGGACTGCTGAGGGCATTTCAACAAATGAAATTCAAAGTGTGCAGGTGGGACAAGCAGACGCACCTGATTTAGCTCAACGTCTACACAGCAAGCTGCGtgatttccttaaaaagaatCTGCAATCCCTGGGT GTAGCTCAGATAATGATTGGCCTGAAATGTTTCTTATTTGGGAtcattgagatttttctttactGGCACTCTGACTTAAGGAatcttttattctgcttttataTTGGTTACCCGTTCTGGGCTGCAGCATCT TTCATCATGTCTGGATCTTTGACCATCTCATgtacaagaaaacaaacagaatttcTG ATCGAAGTCAGTATTGGAGCTAACATTATCAGCACACTACTTTCAAGCACTGGGATAATTCTTCTCTCCGTGAATTTAGTTGACATAGTCTTACTTGAATGCTGGGAGTTACCGGCGTGTTCGTTGGTTAAATCTTTTATAACT AATATTGTGATCCTTCAAATGATACTGACTtgtgtgcagatttttatttCGTTCTCACTCTGTGGGCTCACTTATACCATGGATGGCAAGGAGATCAGCTGG GCTTCTGCACTAAGTTGCTTGATCAGATCACATTCTGAAGATCCTTATCAAGACTTACTGACTCAACCTGAAACTTACGAAGATTTAGTGCTTCAAGACATAGACCAGGTTCACTCTCATCCATGA